In the genome of Acidimicrobiales bacterium, the window AACCCCGCCACCCGCTCCGACCCCGCCAACCGCTCCGACTCAGCTGCCGGCACCGACGCCGCCGACCTACGCGTCCACGCCGGGCTACCCGCCCTATCCCCCGACGCAGCACCCACCGACCGCGCCCCAGCAGGCATGGGCGCCGCCGCCGACGTACCCGCCCGCCTTCGGTCCCCAGGGGCCGTCCGGGTCGACCCGGCGGGTCGACAACGACAGCGGCGCCCGCCGGGCCCTGCTCGCCATCGCCGTCGTGCTGGCGGTGCTGGCCGGCGGCTTCGCGGTGGTGAACCTGAGCGCCGGCGACGAGTCGGGGGCCACCACCCCCGAGGGCGCGGTCGAGAAGTTCTTCGACGCCCTCGGCGACGAGGACCTGGTCGGTGTGCTCGAGGTGCTCGACCCCGGCGAGCGCGACGTGCTGGTGCCGTTCGTCCGCCGCCTCGCCTCGGAGCTCGACCGGCTGGGCCTCAGCGACGTGGACCCCGACAGCGTCGGCGGCATCGACCTGGAGATCGACGGCCTACAGGTCGCCGCCCAGGAACTGGGCCCGGGCGTGGCGGAGGTCGCCGTCAACGGCGGCGTCATCAGCTTCGCCACCGAACCCGACTCCGTGCCCGTGGGCGACGTCCTGCGCGACATCGTCGAGGCCAACGGCGGCGAGATCGACGTCACCCAGGAGCAGGACCAGGAGTCGTTCGGCCCGGACGACGGCGTGTTCCTCGTGACCACCGAGAGCGGCGGCCGCTGGCACCTCAACCTCGGCTTCACGATCGCCGAGTACGCCCGCCGCGACGCCGGCCTCGAGCTGCCCGACCTCGACGGCGGCGTCGCCCCCCAGGGTGCCGCCAGCCCGGAGGAGGCCGTGCGCGAGCTGGTCGACGCCGCCACCGCCCTCGACCTGGAGCGCATGATCTCCCTGCTCCCGCCCGACGAGATGCACGCCCTCCAGGTGTACGCCCCGCTGTTCCTGGAGGAGGCGCAGGAGGACGCCGACGACTTCCGCTACGAGGAGGACTTCGACGTCACCGTCGACAGCCTCGAGCTCGACACCACGTCGATCGACGGCGGCACCCGCGTCATCCCCACCGCCGGCAGCATGACCCTGCAGGGCGAGGACGGCGAGTCGACGATCGCCTACGCCGACGGCTGCGTCGAGGTGTCGGGCGCGGCCGCCGAGGAGTTCGAGGACGACTTCGGCGCCGGCCAGGTGTGCACCGAGGACTTCGAGCCGACCGGATCGGGCCTCTCCGAGGAGGACCGGGCCGACCTCGAGGCCCTGGGCGCCCTGTTCGAGGGCTTCGAGCCGGGGGTCGTGGTGGTCGAGCGCGGCGGCGAGTGGTTCGTCGACCCCCTGCGCACCGTCGGTGACCTGGGCTTCCAGGTGTTCGACGGCATCGAGCGTGAGGACCTGGAGGAAGGCGGCATCCTCTACCGCCTCTTCACCGGCGACATGTTCGACTCCGGCTTCGTCTACGACGACTACTCCGACTTCACCGGCGACGAGTGCGACGTCTTCGACGAGGAGACCGGCGACTGCTGACGGCCGGCCCGAACCTGACTAGTGGGTCGGCGGCCTCTGGCCGTCGCGCTCCCGGGGCTGGATCCGGTCGAGGCCGGCCCCGGCGAGGCCGCCCCACACCAGCTGCGTGAGGTAGTCGACCAGCTCCTCTTTGCTCATCGTCTGCCGCTCGAGCCACCACTCGGCGCCGACGAACCCCATCCCCACGATCGCCAGGCCCCACGGCTCGGCCAACGACCGGTCGCCGCGGGCCGCCTTGAAGCCGCTGTCGAGCAGCTTCGAGATGTTCTCGGCGATGCTCGTGACCAGGCGCGACGAGATCGGGTTGGGCGAGTCGAGGGCGCTGCGCACCAGGAACCGGTAGATGCTCGGCTCCTTCTCGATGAACGTGCAGAAGGCGTCGAGCGACGACCGCACCACCTCGTGGGGGTTCCCGAGCTGTGCCGACTTGTCGAGCGACTCCGACAGCGTCGAGATCAGCATGTCGGACGTGCGCTCGGCCAACGCCTCGGCCAGACCGGCCCGGTCGCCGAAGTGCGAGTAGAGGATCGGCTTGGTGATGCCGGCCTCGCTGGCCAGCTGGTCCATCGATGCCTGCGGACCCGCCCGGCGGATGGCCCGCTCGGCGGCGTCGAGCAGCTCCTCCCGTCGCTCCTCACGGGTGCGGCGTGGCCCGCGCGGACGTCCCCGCCGGGGTGCCGGCGGCACCGTTTCCGTCGCTGGGTGGGCGCTGCTCATCAGGAGTGACGGTAGTTCAGGGGGTTACCCGCTGTAGGAACCTCGGCGTGGGCCTCAGGCGTCAGGCGTCAGGCGCCCGATGCCGCGGGGACGTCGACCCGCTCGATGTCGACGGGCAGGCCCAGGCGCTCGGCGGTCTGGGCGTACTCGTTCACCTCGATGGCCTGGTTGCGACCGACGACGGCGGCGAAGTCGCGGGCGGCGTCGGTGCCGGCGTTGTCGGTGGCGTACTCCGACATGTGCATGCCGCCCACGTGGTGGCGGGCCATCAGCTCGAGGAACAGGGCGTCGGCGTTGGTGCCCTGCGCCGCCCGCAGGCTGTCGAGCTCCTCCTCGGTGGCCATGCCGGGCATCTGGTCGACCGGTGTCGACATGCCCATCCACGTCATGGCCTGGCGCTCCGGGTCGCCCCGGCCCGAGTCCCAGTCGGCCAGGAGGCGCTCCATCGAGCCGATCTCCTTGCTCTGGAACATGAGGATCTCGCGGGCGAACGCCAGGACGGTCGGGTCGCTGCCGTCGACCAGCTCGGTCTGGGCCATGTCCACGGCCTGCTCGTGGTGGCTGATCATGTCCTGCATGAAGCCCACGTCGACCGAGTCGGGCCCGGGCGGCCGGTCGCGGCCCATGAACAGGGCGAAGGCGAACCCGAGGAAGGCGAGCGCGGCGCCCAGCACCACCACCCGCGGCCACGACAACCCCACCGGCGGCCCGTCGTCGACGTCGACCGGCACCTCGGTTTCGGCGTCACCCTCCCCGCCGTCGTCGGTCGGGCCGTCGTCACCGACGTCGGTCGGCGGCTCGTCTTCGATGTCGTCTCGGGGATCGATGGCGGTCGGCATCACGGGTTCACCTTGGCAGCGGTCGGGCCTCTCGTGGCGGATCAGGCCCGGTCGAGGCTGACGACCTCGAGCTCGGGCGCGCTCTTGCGGGCCTCGTCGAGGGGGCGGCCGCAGTCGGGCACGGGGACAACCCGGCGCAGGACGACCTCGGCCCGGTAGCTCACGAGATCGCCGCCGTCGTGAGGATCGACGCCGGTCACGGTGACGCGGCGATGGTCGCCGCCGCCGGGCTCGACCTCGGCATGGCGGGCCCGGTCGAGCCACCCCCAACCCTCGGCGCCCAGCACCGCCGACTCGGCCGTCTGCGCGAACGGGTCGTCGAGCCCGGCGCAGCCCCGGTCGCGCACCACGGCCTCGGTAACCGGCACCGTCCGCGCCACGAGGCGCTCCAGGAAGTCGGCATCGACCCAGGCCCAGGCCCGGCCGTCGGGCAGGGTCACGGCGGTCGGGGCGAAGCGGTGGCCGCCGGTGTGGCTGGTGCGCCACACCCGGACGCCCGGCAGGTCGCGGGCCACGAGGTCCTTGTGGACCCGCATCCCGCCGGCTCCGCAGCAGACGTCCCGGCTGCCGTGCGTGCACACCAGCACGTCGGTGATCGCGTCCCCGGCCCCGACTCCACCGGGCCCAGCGGGCGCCTCGAGCAGCTCGGCGACGGCCGCCACCAGGTCGCCGGTCGGCACCGAGCGCTCGATCCGGTCGTACCGCACGAACCCGCCCGCCGAGCGCCGGTACACGACCACCCGCGTCTCGTCGGGCCCGTGGTCGCCCTGGGGCACCACCGCCTGCAGCCGGGCCCTCGCCCCGCCGACGACCGGCGCCAGCGGGGCCAGCAGCGGGTGCGCTCCGACGTCGGCCGGCCACGGCAACGGTGCCTCCACCAGCACGAACGCCGTGGTGGCCCCCACCGATCCCGCCGGCAGGTAGCCGTCCGTCTGCGCGATGTACGAGCAGCGCAATTCGAGCGCCATCAGCCCTGCACCTCCTGTCCGTGTTGCTCGTGCTCTTCGTGCTGTTCGTAGCGCCAGCCGGCCGGGTCCATGTAGAGGCGGTTCCGGTTGCCGGGGGTGTCGAGCGGCCGGGGCTCGGCATCGCCCGGCGCGGGGTAGGCGGCGTCGGGTGACCACACCGCCACCAGCGAACCGGCCTCGTCGCTGAACATCCGGGTGGAGTAGCGCTGCACCGGCTCGCCGGCCTTGGCGGCCACGGCCGACGCCACGTCCGCATAGCCGGCCAGGCCGTGCAGCGACATCCACGTCGGCGGCAGCAGGTCGATCTCGCCGCGCACCTGGGAGTCGAGCGCGGCGCCCGGCCCGGTCCACACGTGGTCGCCGATCTCGCCGCCGTCGACGATCACCTCGCTGGCACCGTCGGGCAGCGCGGCGACGAAGAACCAGGTGTTGTAGCGGCGGGGCGCCTCGGGCGGCGGCTCCCAGTGGGCGAAGGGCACCAGCTCGCCGGCATCGAGCAGCAGCTTGGTCTCCTCCTCCGCCTCGCGCACGGCGGCGTTCCGGGCCCCCTCGAACCCCACGCCGTCGACCGCTTCCACCCGACCACCGGGGAACACCCACAGCCCGCCGAACGACTGGCCCTGCGTCTTGCGCAGCATCAGGCACTCCATGCCGTCCGACGCGTCCCGCAGCAGCACGACCGTCGCGGCCTCGAACACGGGGCCGTGGCCGGTCCCCGTGAGAAGGTCAGTCATCGGCGCAGGATACGTCCGGCAACGGCCCGGGCCGCCTGGTCGAGCTCGTCATCGGTGTTGAA includes:
- a CDS encoding sucrase ferredoxin produces the protein MALELRCSYIAQTDGYLPAGSVGATTAFVLVEAPLPWPADVGAHPLLAPLAPVVGGARARLQAVVPQGDHGPDETRVVVYRRSAGGFVRYDRIERSVPTGDLVAAVAELLEAPAGPGGVGAGDAITDVLVCTHGSRDVCCGAGGMRVHKDLVARDLPGVRVWRTSHTGGHRFAPTAVTLPDGRAWAWVDADFLERLVARTVPVTEAVVRDRGCAGLDDPFAQTAESAVLGAEGWGWLDRARHAEVEPGGGDHRRVTVTGVDPHDGGDLVSYRAEVVLRRVVPVPDCGRPLDEARKSAPELEVVSLDRA
- a CDS encoding DUF305 domain-containing protein, which codes for MPTAIDPRDDIEDEPPTDVGDDGPTDDGGEGDAETEVPVDVDDGPPVGLSWPRVVVLGAALAFLGFAFALFMGRDRPPGPDSVDVGFMQDMISHHEQAVDMAQTELVDGSDPTVLAFAREILMFQSKEIGSMERLLADWDSGRGDPERQAMTWMGMSTPVDQMPGMATEEELDSLRAAQGTNADALFLELMARHHVGGMHMSEYATDNAGTDAARDFAAVVGRNQAIEVNEYAQTAERLGLPVDIERVDVPAASGA
- a CDS encoding TetR/AcrR family transcriptional regulator; the encoded protein is MSSAHPATETVPPAPRRGRPRGPRRTREERREELLDAAERAIRRAGPQASMDQLASEAGITKPILYSHFGDRAGLAEALAERTSDMLISTLSESLDKSAQLGNPHEVVRSSLDAFCTFIEKEPSIYRFLVRSALDSPNPISSRLVTSIAENISKLLDSGFKAARGDRSLAEPWGLAIVGMGFVGAEWWLERQTMSKEELVDYLTQLVWGGLAGAGLDRIQPRERDGQRPPTH
- a CDS encoding NUDIX hydrolase; this translates as MTDLLTGTGHGPVFEAATVVLLRDASDGMECLMLRKTQGQSFGGLWVFPGGRVEAVDGVGFEGARNAAVREAEEETKLLLDAGELVPFAHWEPPPEAPRRYNTWFFVAALPDGASEVIVDGGEIGDHVWTGPGAALDSQVRGEIDLLPPTWMSLHGLAGYADVASAVAAKAGEPVQRYSTRMFSDEAGSLVAVWSPDAAYPAPGDAEPRPLDTPGNRNRLYMDPAGWRYEQHEEHEQHGQEVQG